The sequence below is a genomic window from Candidatus Bathyarchaeum sp..
GCCATGACGAAGAAGCACATTTTTTGTTCCGTTATTGTTTTGAATGTTAAATTGGTACCAGTTGGAGTCCTGACAAGTTGTTTTCATAAACTCTAGCACGTTTTCTGTTGTTAATCCCTCACCTTTCAAAAACAAAGAATGCTTCGGAAGGTAAGAGCCAAAAATTTTTCCAAGTTTTTTCACTTTGTCTTCAGGGATTTCGTATAAAAAGTCTCGAATTACGTCACAAGGAATTACAAGGCATGGAAGTTTGTCAACAAGCCTAAAGCAGTTTACGTATCTGTCCAGAATCTGGTTATAGGCTGCGTTTATGCTTAATCTGTTTTCTTTTGCGTCATTAACTACAAAGGAATCTAATTTTTCGTCAAGTCTTAATGTGCGGATTAACGAAGAATTGTTTGTGGCCTTCAAAAACAGTCCCCCTTATGTAATTACATCTAATTACATAAAAAATTTTCTCACATACAAATAATTCATCAAAAATTTATTGTAACCGCTGATTTAAAATATAATTTTTTAACAAATCATAGTTGTAGGAATGATAAAAAAATGAAAAATACAAAAATAAAACTTTCAACAATCGCGTTAACGTTAATGCTTTTAACATCTGCTATTGTTTTCACGTTTTCTGTTGCAAGCGCACAAGAAATCAAAGAAAAAACCACATACGCATACATCGGAGCCATACCAGACCCCGTGGGCGTTAATCAACCCCTGCTTTTGCACGTTGGAATATCTGACTATCTAGCAGTAACGTCCCATGGCTGGGAAAACCTCACAGTTACAGTAACAGACCCCCAAGGGGACACAAAAACCCTTGGACCATTCAAAACAGACTCCACAGGTGGAACCGGAACAGTTTTCACCCCCACAATGGTTGGAACCTACACCTTCCAAACTCATTTTCCAGAACAAATTTACACATGGGAGTTCCCTCCAGCGTTTTCACAAAACATTGTAGGAACAATTTTGTACAAAGCCAGTGACAGCGAAATTTTAGAAGTTACAGTGCAATCAGAACCGGGAACTTACTATTCTGCTTCCCCAACCCCTGATGAATACTGGACTCGACCCATAGATGCCCAGCACAGAAACTGGTACACAATTTCTGCTAGTTGGCTAGAAACCCCTGCAAATAGTTTTGTAACCTTTAATGACGATGCCCCTGATACTGCTCACGTTCTTTGGGAAAGACCTTTGCTGAAAATGGGCGGGCTTGCAGGTGGCCTGCTGGGTGAACAAGCCTTTGAGTGTGGAGACGCCTATGAGGGCTTTTTCTCGAGCACCATTGTTGTGGGTGGCGTGTTAGTTTACAATCAGTATAAGGAGGGATTTCCCACACAAAAAGTGGTAGCCGTTGACATTCATACTGGAGAGGAACTGTGGAACAAACAGTTACTAAGCCCAAATGGAACAGCGTTACGTGTTTCTTTTGGTCAGTTGTTCTATTTCAGTTCCCAGAACTATCACGGAGTATACGGTTACATTTGGTGCCTTGACGGAAGCGACTGGCATGCCTTTGATCCTTTGAATGGGGAGTGGGTCTACAGTATGCTGGATGTTCCTGCGAAAAGCGTTAGATTTGGTGCAAGTTACACTTTGATTGGACCGAAGGGTGAAATCTACATTTACGAAACTGACGTTGCTAATGGTTGGATGGCTCTTTGGAACTCAAGCCGTGCAGTTACTGGACCAGCTACAGAATTTAGTGCCGGAAGCTGGGGAGCTGAAGGACAAATCATTGCAGACGCGGGTCAACGGGGTCAAGAATGGAACGTGACGATTTCAAAGGGTCTTCCGGGTGGAATTAGTGCAACCTTGGAAGATAGAATAATTGGCACAACTGCAGCAGGCTGGACTGATATGGGAGATGCGCCCATACAGATGTGGTGCCTTAGTTTGGAGCCCGGAGACGAAGGTGAACTACTATGGGAAACATCTTGGCAGCCACCCCTTGGGGACTTGACAATAAGTTTTGGTTCGGGAAGCGTTTACGATGGAGTTTTCACGTTACGCTGTAAAGAAACTCGTCAAGTATGGGGATTTAGTACAGAGAATGGTGAAGAAATTTGGGGCCCCACAGATTCCATGCATTATCTAGGAATG
It includes:
- a CDS encoding PQQ-like beta-propeller repeat protein yields the protein MKNTKIKLSTIALTLMLLTSAIVFTFSVASAQEIKEKTTYAYIGAIPDPVGVNQPLLLHVGISDYLAVTSHGWENLTVTVTDPQGDTKTLGPFKTDSTGGTGTVFTPTMVGTYTFQTHFPEQIYTWEFPPAFSQNIVGTILYKASDSEILEVTVQSEPGTYYSASPTPDEYWTRPIDAQHRNWYTISASWLETPANSFVTFNDDAPDTAHVLWERPLLKMGGLAGGLLGEQAFECGDAYEGFFSSTIVVGGVLVYNQYKEGFPTQKVVAVDIHTGEELWNKQLLSPNGTALRVSFGQLFYFSSQNYHGVYGYIWCLDGSDWHAFDPLNGEWVYSMLDVPAKSVRFGASYTLIGPKGEIYIYETDVANGWMALWNSSRAVTGPATEFSAGSWGAEGQIIADAGQRGQEWNVTISKGLPGGISATLEDRIIGTTAAGWTDMGDAPIQMWCLSLEPGDEGELLWETSWQPPLGDLTISFGSGSVYDGVFTLRCKETRQVWGFSTENGEEIWGPTDSMHYLGMFGVSSAIAYGKVYVNAKMSGQLNAYDAKTGALIWTYEAVDPYNEMLWGNNWPVYPVFITDGKIYLGHSEHSPVDPKPRGAPFICIDAETGEEIWRVDGMFRQTDWGGNAVIGDSTIVTYDSYDQMLYAIARGASAISVNAPDTAVEFGSNALITGMVTDVSPGTQSIEMKARFPDGVPAVADESMSEWMKYVYKQFPRPNAQGVSVRIEAIDPNGNYQDYGTATTDAYGAFGFSFEPEVPGKYMIMASFEGTGAYYGSTKTAYLIVDEAPEPAAQIETEEPTQTEEPVEATESAGEAPLITTEIASILAVAVVAVIGVAAYWMLKRK